In Salisediminibacterium beveridgei, one DNA window encodes the following:
- a CDS encoding ABC transporter ATP-binding protein: protein MEEVVMKELEKTFPGADGQPGNTVFRDVDLHIKKGEFVSLLGPSGCGKSTLLNIVAGLDQPTNGEVRAGHRVIEAPGSDRGVVFQEAALMPWLTVKDNVIFGMRKGYSKAEASDRADSYLKMVHLTRFHGSYPHELSGGMKQRVAIARALAMNPNILLMDEPFGALDEQTRMMLHKEIDAIWRETRKTILFVTHNIRESILLSDRIVLMGTRPGGIRKIFKVPLERPRSLASPELVALEEEIMEILGKEIDKVMKEEIGDDYTATENRVLSGDDRYMGDGI from the coding sequence ATGGAGGAAGTGGTGATGAAAGAGCTGGAAAAAACGTTTCCCGGAGCGGATGGCCAACCAGGCAATACCGTGTTCAGGGACGTTGACTTGCATATTAAAAAAGGAGAATTTGTTTCCTTACTGGGTCCGTCAGGCTGTGGGAAATCAACCCTCCTGAATATCGTCGCCGGGCTCGATCAGCCGACAAACGGCGAAGTAAGGGCCGGACACCGGGTGATCGAAGCACCTGGATCGGACCGGGGCGTCGTATTTCAGGAAGCGGCACTGATGCCGTGGCTCACGGTGAAAGACAATGTGATCTTCGGGATGCGAAAAGGCTACAGCAAAGCGGAAGCATCCGATCGGGCCGACAGTTACCTGAAAATGGTGCACCTGACCCGTTTTCACGGCTCCTATCCCCACGAACTGTCCGGGGGGATGAAGCAGCGGGTCGCCATTGCCAGAGCGCTGGCGATGAATCCGAACATTCTGTTGATGGATGAACCGTTCGGTGCCCTGGATGAACAGACACGGATGATGCTGCATAAGGAAATTGATGCGATCTGGCGGGAAACCCGCAAAACGATCCTGTTCGTGACCCATAACATCAGGGAATCAATCCTGCTCAGTGACCGGATCGTGTTGATGGGCACGAGACCAGGAGGGATCAGAAAGATCTTCAAGGTCCCCTTGGAGCGGCCAAGGTCCCTTGCGTCACCGGAGCTGGTGGCACTGGAAGAAGAGATTATGGAGATACTCGGTAAGGAAATCGACAAAGTGATGAAAGAGGAGATTGGTGATGACTACACTGCTACGGAGAATCGTGTTCTTTCTGGGGATGATCGTTATATGGGAGATGGTATATAG
- the narH gene encoding nitrate reductase subunit beta, protein MNIKAQIGMVMNLDKCIGCHTCSITCKNTWTNRQGAEYMYFNNVETKPGIGYPKQWEDQDRYKGGWERRKGKLELKSGAKATRLLNLFYNPYQPSIEDYFEPWSYDYENLFDPRERKTQPVARAKSQLTQEFIDLNWGPNWEDDLAGAHITGLQDPNVKKMEESIRTEFEDVFMMYLPRICEHCINAPCVASCPSGAIYKRDEDGIVLVDQEACRGWRHCITSCPYKKVYFNWETNKAEKCTMCFPRIENGQPTICAETCVGRMRYMGVMLYDADRVEEMANTEDEKELYHKQLEIFLDPNDPEIYQQALKDGIPKDVLEAAKASPIKKMITDWKVALPLHPEYRTMPMVWYIPPLSPIMNLVDDADTKSGADQLFPAIDEMRIPIEYLAELLTAGDTFHIRHVLKKMAVMRDYMRTKQTGREFDAAVCDELGLTEKDIQEMYRLLAIAKYEDRFVIPVSEKEYADDLYQMQGECGLDFDGGPGSCSVLQGQKG, encoded by the coding sequence ATGAACATTAAAGCGCAGATCGGCATGGTCATGAACCTCGATAAGTGTATCGGTTGTCATACGTGCAGCATTACGTGCAAAAACACCTGGACGAACCGTCAGGGTGCGGAGTATATGTATTTTAACAATGTGGAAACGAAGCCCGGCATCGGGTATCCGAAGCAGTGGGAAGACCAGGACCGCTATAAAGGCGGCTGGGAGCGGCGCAAGGGCAAGCTGGAACTGAAATCCGGGGCGAAGGCGACAAGGCTTCTGAACTTGTTCTACAACCCGTATCAGCCGTCCATTGAAGATTATTTTGAACCGTGGTCCTACGATTACGAGAACCTCTTTGATCCAAGAGAGCGGAAGACCCAGCCCGTGGCACGGGCAAAATCCCAGCTCACCCAGGAGTTTATCGATTTAAACTGGGGTCCGAACTGGGAAGACGATCTGGCCGGAGCCCATATTACCGGGCTCCAGGACCCGAACGTCAAGAAGATGGAAGAGTCGATCCGTACGGAATTTGAAGATGTCTTCATGATGTACCTGCCGAGAATCTGTGAACACTGCATCAATGCCCCGTGTGTGGCGTCGTGCCCATCGGGAGCTATCTACAAGCGGGACGAAGACGGGATCGTTCTCGTGGATCAGGAAGCCTGCCGGGGCTGGCGGCACTGCATCACGTCCTGCCCTTACAAAAAAGTCTATTTCAACTGGGAAACGAACAAAGCGGAGAAATGCACCATGTGCTTCCCGCGGATTGAAAACGGACAGCCGACCATTTGTGCCGAAACCTGTGTCGGCCGCATGCGTTACATGGGTGTCATGCTCTACGACGCAGACCGGGTGGAGGAAATGGCGAACACCGAGGACGAAAAGGAGCTCTACCATAAGCAGCTGGAGATCTTCCTGGATCCCAATGACCCGGAAATCTATCAACAGGCACTAAAGGATGGCATTCCAAAAGACGTCCTGGAAGCGGCGAAAGCGTCACCGATCAAAAAGATGATCACCGATTGGAAAGTGGCTTTGCCGCTTCATCCGGAATACCGCACGATGCCGATGGTCTGGTATATTCCGCCACTGAGCCCGATCATGAATCTCGTGGACGATGCAGACACGAAGAGCGGTGCAGACCAGCTCTTCCCGGCAATTGACGAGATGCGGATTCCCATCGAATACCTGGCGGAGCTCTTAACCGCGGGGGACACCTTTCATATCCGCCACGTCTTAAAAAAGATGGCGGTGATGCGCGACTATATGCGCACGAAACAGACCGGCCGTGAATTTGACGCAGCGGTCTGTGATGAACTGGGTCTCACGGAGAAGGATATTCAGGAGATGTACCGGCTGTTGGCCATTGCCAAGTATGAAGACCGCTTTGTGATTCCTGTCAGTGAGAAAGAATACGCAGACGACCTGTACCAGATGCAAGGCGAATGCGGCCTTGATTTTGACGGGGGTCCTGGAAGCTGTTCAGTTTTACAGGGACAGAAAGGATGA
- a CDS encoding aliphatic sulfonate ABC transporter substrate-binding protein: MKKSIAGIVGSGLLVLAACGNEDASPASAENQEPDDKETNIGYFPNLDHAAGIIGKEKGYFADELGDAIDFQNFPNGNEFIDALDTGIIDLGYVGPGPAINYYLSGGDVVVIGAAANGATLIVSREGSGIHEVEDFAGHSFSTPGNGCTHNVQLEQMLLEKGLKTNRRGGEVEHQSRVNPSSMVAMFEQGQIDGAAAPEPWGTLLVEEHNANVVAEWDEVFLGEELASVVLVTTGEFLEENPEKVEQALKAHKKSVAFAQDNEEETLASVNDLIYDLTQTRLPEDVLTKAWQRMEVTTETHADALQAWADASYEQEFMDADPDLDGFVDTSLLESIE, encoded by the coding sequence ATGAAAAAGAGTATTGCAGGAATCGTGGGAAGTGGACTATTGGTGTTGGCAGCGTGCGGAAATGAAGATGCATCACCAGCCTCCGCAGAAAATCAGGAGCCTGATGACAAAGAAACCAATATTGGCTATTTCCCGAACCTTGACCATGCGGCCGGAATTATTGGGAAGGAAAAAGGGTATTTTGCAGATGAACTGGGCGATGCCATTGATTTTCAGAATTTCCCGAACGGCAATGAATTCATTGATGCCCTGGATACAGGGATCATTGATCTGGGCTATGTGGGACCAGGTCCGGCCATTAACTATTACCTCTCAGGCGGTGACGTTGTCGTCATCGGCGCTGCGGCGAACGGGGCGACCCTGATCGTCTCCCGTGAAGGCAGCGGCATTCACGAAGTGGAGGATTTTGCAGGGCATTCCTTTTCGACCCCGGGGAACGGGTGCACACATAACGTCCAGCTCGAACAGATGCTGCTGGAAAAAGGCTTGAAGACGAACCGCCGTGGCGGCGAAGTGGAACATCAGTCCCGGGTCAATCCATCGAGCATGGTAGCGATGTTTGAACAGGGTCAGATTGACGGTGCCGCAGCGCCTGAACCTTGGGGAACGCTCCTCGTGGAAGAGCATAACGCCAATGTGGTTGCCGAATGGGACGAGGTGTTTCTGGGTGAAGAACTGGCCAGTGTTGTTCTTGTTACCACAGGTGAATTCCTGGAAGAGAATCCGGAGAAGGTGGAACAGGCGCTGAAAGCCCACAAGAAGTCCGTGGCATTCGCACAGGACAATGAAGAAGAAACCCTGGCTTCTGTTAATGACCTGATTTACGATCTGACACAGACACGCCTGCCCGAAGACGTGCTGACGAAAGCGTGGCAGCGTATGGAAGTGACGACAGAAACCCATGCAGACGCACTGCAGGCATGGGCCGACGCATCGTATGAACAGGAATTCATGGACGCCGATCCGGATCTGGACGGGTTTGTGGATACCAGTCTATTGGAGAGTATTGAATAG
- the narJ gene encoding nitrate reductase molybdenum cofactor assembly chaperone, with protein sequence MLRKKAIKADTVYSIISYLLQYPSKEITSSIAIIKETIGDMEHPQLYMHFSSFFHWVTDMTEAQWEDHYIQMFDFGKKTNLYISYDLKGEDKERGTVLLNMKQAYQAGGFKVDCGELPDYLPMMLEFCAHAAPEDRKKLIETYFPQIKGIREGLVEAQSGYTFILDALLVTLENDGIRRAA encoded by the coding sequence ATGCTCAGAAAAAAAGCCATAAAAGCAGACACCGTATACAGCATCATCAGCTATTTGCTGCAGTACCCGTCCAAAGAAATCACATCTTCGATCGCAATCATTAAAGAAACGATCGGGGATATGGAACATCCGCAGCTTTATATGCACTTTTCTTCGTTTTTTCACTGGGTGACGGACATGACCGAAGCCCAGTGGGAAGATCACTATATTCAAATGTTTGATTTCGGCAAGAAAACGAACCTGTATATTTCTTATGATCTGAAAGGCGAGGACAAAGAGCGGGGAACGGTTTTATTAAACATGAAACAGGCTTACCAGGCAGGTGGATTCAAGGTGGACTGCGGGGAACTGCCGGACTATTTGCCGATGATGCTCGAATTTTGCGCGCACGCAGCACCTGAGGATCGAAAGAAACTGATTGAAACCTACTTTCCACAAATCAAAGGCATTCGTGAAGGTCTGGTGGAAGCGCAGAGTGGCTACACATTCATACTGGATGCACTGCTCGTGACCCTGGAAAATGACGGGATCCGCCGTGCAGCCTGA
- the narI gene encoding respiratory nitrate reductase subunit gamma, with protein sequence MMEWLLWGIFPYLVLLVFIGGHLIRYQYDQLGWTVKSSEFLSKKDLRYGIMLLHWGIIFVFIGHVLGLIIPKGFYDAVGITKDAYHLLAIGAGIPAGLAAFIGILLLVKRRFTNPRVKQTTSRADTVALLALLVVVGSGLSATFMNIDSQGFDYRTTISPWFRGLFYFNVQPELMADVPVWFKTHVLASFTFFAIWPFTRMVHVFSLPFMYLTRSPIIFRKKRNKNAA encoded by the coding sequence ATAATGGAATGGCTATTGTGGGGAATCTTCCCCTATCTGGTACTGCTGGTTTTCATCGGTGGGCACTTGATCCGTTATCAATATGATCAATTGGGCTGGACCGTAAAATCCAGCGAGTTTTTGAGCAAAAAAGATTTACGTTACGGGATTATGCTGCTGCACTGGGGGATTATCTTTGTCTTTATCGGTCACGTTTTGGGATTGATCATTCCAAAAGGTTTCTATGATGCAGTAGGCATCACGAAAGACGCGTATCATCTGCTGGCGATCGGTGCGGGTATACCCGCCGGGCTCGCAGCCTTTATCGGTATCTTGCTCTTGGTGAAAAGACGCTTCACCAATCCGCGGGTGAAACAGACCACGTCCAGAGCGGATACCGTCGCGCTCCTGGCCCTGCTCGTCGTGGTGGGCTCCGGGTTGTCGGCGACGTTTATGAATATCGATTCACAGGGTTTCGACTACAGAACGACGATCTCACCGTGGTTCAGAGGGCTGTTTTATTTCAACGTGCAGCCTGAGCTGATGGCGGATGTGCCGGTCTGGTTCAAGACCCATGTCCTGGCGTCGTTCACCTTTTTCGCGATCTGGCCGTTTACCCGGATGGTGCACGTCTTCAGTTTACCGTTTATGTATCTGACGAGAAGCCCGATCATCTTTCGGAAAAAGAGAAATAAAAATGCAGCTTAA
- a CDS encoding ABC transporter permease: MTTLLRRIVFFLGMIVIWEMVYRIYSRQTEMFPSPFGSVQQLYIGLFETGILATALGESMQRIVIGFTLALLIGGLLGILIGVSKIADETVGSLVVALQSVPSIVWLPLALVMFQGGEAAIYFVVILGGTWAMTMNMRMGIKNVQPVLLRAARTMGYNQTELIWKVMLPASIPSVLTGARLAWAFGWRALMAAELIGRGGLGRTLMDARDFFNMELVVAIMIIISTIGLIVEYFIFSRIERKVLSRWGLTPTAA, from the coding sequence ATGACTACACTGCTACGGAGAATCGTGTTCTTTCTGGGGATGATCGTTATATGGGAGATGGTATATAGAATCTACTCCAGGCAGACAGAAATGTTTCCCTCACCGTTTGGATCCGTGCAGCAGTTGTACATCGGACTGTTTGAAACAGGGATTCTGGCTACGGCACTCGGTGAGAGTATGCAACGGATCGTTATCGGTTTTACACTGGCGCTTTTAATCGGAGGGCTCCTGGGCATCCTCATCGGTGTTTCGAAAATTGCCGATGAAACCGTCGGTTCCCTGGTGGTTGCCTTGCAGTCCGTGCCGAGTATTGTCTGGCTGCCGCTTGCTCTCGTCATGTTCCAGGGCGGAGAGGCTGCCATTTATTTCGTTGTCATTCTCGGCGGAACCTGGGCGATGACGATGAATATGCGGATGGGGATCAAAAATGTTCAACCCGTCTTGTTACGGGCAGCCCGGACCATGGGTTACAACCAGACGGAACTGATCTGGAAGGTCATGCTGCCGGCATCCATTCCTTCGGTGTTAACCGGTGCAAGACTTGCCTGGGCCTTCGGATGGCGTGCCTTGATGGCCGCAGAACTGATCGGCCGGGGCGGCCTCGGCAGAACGCTCATGGATGCCAGGGACTTTTTCAATATGGAACTGGTCGTCGCGATCATGATCATCATTTCCACCATCGGCCTGATCGTTGAGTATTTTATTTTTTCAAGGATCGAACGAAAAGTGTTATCACGCTGGGGTTTAACGCCAACAGCAGCATAA
- a CDS encoding MFS transporter, with protein sequence MRPKQVMNMKNPQIRTLHYTWLAFFIAFFAWFNMAPLTAMMTASEDWLTRSHLEALAIVNLALTIPARVIIGSLLDRYGPRRVFSLLLIVMAVPILMFALGTTFMQLLIARLFISCIGASFVVGIRMVSEWFPPRQVGFAEGFYAGFGNFGSAAAAIVLPWLALYLFGGDDGWRYAVALTGLMCFAYGLFYWRVARDTPAGKTFVRAKKAGAMEVSSYRDLVWLILWTLPLNGALLILAWRLMTMDFLTSNAFQLIAVFLVLATVYQVIQILRVNLPMLRKGIPKDDRYRFKNVIALNTTYFANFGAELAIVSMLPLFFLETFALDPAVAGIMAASFAFVNLFARPVGGWLSDRMGNRKRTMLIYMLGISGGLFGMSMIDSGWPLILAVAMTFVTSLFIQGAEGATFAIIPFVKKRLTGQVSGMAGAYGNVGSVVYLTIYTFTGASTFFMILAIGAFMSFLFCLFLLDEPEDSFGEEYNLSSVDREQQEALLEESS encoded by the coding sequence ATGCGTCCAAAACAGGTAATGAATATGAAGAATCCGCAAATCCGAACGCTGCACTATACATGGCTCGCCTTCTTCATCGCCTTTTTTGCCTGGTTTAACATGGCGCCGTTGACGGCGATGATGACTGCCAGTGAAGACTGGCTGACAAGAAGTCATCTGGAGGCGCTGGCGATCGTGAACCTGGCCCTCACGATTCCGGCACGGGTCATCATCGGCTCCCTTCTCGACCGGTATGGGCCGCGGCGGGTGTTCAGTCTGCTTTTGATTGTCATGGCGGTACCGATATTGATGTTTGCCCTTGGAACCACGTTTATGCAGCTCTTGATTGCACGGCTCTTCATCAGCTGTATTGGGGCGAGTTTTGTCGTGGGTATCCGGATGGTGTCCGAATGGTTTCCACCGCGTCAGGTCGGGTTTGCGGAAGGGTTCTACGCAGGTTTTGGGAACTTCGGATCGGCGGCAGCCGCAATCGTGCTGCCCTGGCTCGCCCTGTATCTTTTCGGTGGGGATGACGGCTGGCGATACGCCGTGGCTCTCACCGGATTGATGTGTTTTGCTTATGGCCTGTTTTACTGGCGCGTCGCGAGGGATACACCGGCGGGGAAGACGTTTGTCCGGGCAAAGAAAGCAGGGGCCATGGAAGTGAGCAGTTACCGTGATCTCGTCTGGCTGATCCTGTGGACCCTGCCGTTAAACGGTGCCCTGTTGATTCTTGCCTGGCGTCTTATGACGATGGATTTTCTCACGAGTAATGCCTTTCAACTGATTGCCGTCTTTCTTGTACTGGCTACCGTCTATCAGGTGATTCAGATTCTGCGGGTGAACCTGCCCATGCTCCGTAAAGGGATCCCAAAAGATGACCGGTACCGGTTTAAGAATGTGATTGCCCTGAACACGACGTATTTTGCGAACTTCGGTGCAGAACTCGCCATCGTTTCCATGCTGCCGCTGTTTTTTCTGGAGACTTTTGCGCTGGATCCGGCGGTGGCCGGGATTATGGCGGCCTCCTTTGCCTTTGTGAACCTGTTTGCCAGACCGGTTGGCGGCTGGCTCAGTGACCGGATGGGCAACCGTAAACGGACGATGCTGATTTACATGCTCGGCATCAGTGGTGGTCTGTTCGGGATGTCGATGATCGATTCCGGGTGGCCGCTGATCCTGGCCGTGGCGATGACGTTTGTGACGTCTCTCTTTATCCAGGGAGCGGAAGGAGCGACTTTTGCGATCATCCCTTTTGTGAAAAAAAGACTGACCGGACAGGTGTCAGGGATGGCCGGTGCTTATGGCAATGTGGGATCTGTGGTTTACCTGACGATCTATACTTTCACTGGAGCGTCGACGTTTTTCATGATCCTCGCTATCGGCGCTTTCATGAGCTTTCTGTTCTGTCTGTTTCTCCTGGACGAACCGGAAGATTCCTTCGGGGAGGAGTATAACCTCTCGTCTGTGGACCGTGAACAACAGGAAGCGTTGCTGGAGGAAAGTTCTTGA
- a CDS encoding cytochrome c3 family protein, translating into MKLQNVFRHVNKKAVLFLLAGVFIGVALLAGTSSAMTYTDSADFCSSCHLMDEAYDSFKSSNHASLSCNDCHAPTDNLASKLAFKAKAGGSHMYMNTIGRNDIPDVLYAKEASVEVIEANCISCHEAGLSNVEYHDVKEGGCIDCHRDVPHGNGMYKPDDWFEPGNYEARS; encoded by the coding sequence ATGAAGTTGCAAAATGTATTCCGTCACGTCAACAAGAAGGCCGTTTTGTTTCTTTTAGCGGGCGTCTTTATAGGAGTTGCCCTGTTAGCCGGTACATCCAGTGCGATGACCTATACCGATTCTGCTGATTTCTGTTCGAGCTGTCACTTAATGGACGAAGCCTATGATTCGTTCAAATCGTCGAATCATGCGTCACTGTCGTGTAATGACTGCCATGCGCCAACAGATAATCTCGCCTCGAAGCTGGCCTTCAAAGCAAAAGCCGGTGGCAGCCATATGTATATGAACACGATTGGCCGAAACGATATTCCGGATGTGCTGTATGCAAAAGAGGCATCCGTGGAAGTGATCGAAGCCAATTGTATCAGCTGTCACGAAGCCGGACTTTCCAATGTTGAATACCACGACGTGAAAGAGGGGGGATGCATTGACTGTCACAGAGATGTGCCGCATGGCAATGGCATGTACAAACCGGATGACTGGTTTGAGCCAGGAAACTATGAAGCGAGAAGTTAA
- a CDS encoding Crp/Fnr family transcriptional regulator — translation MSEKKTFINRIPAFACLQEDVQDEITSLVNTRSVAAGETLFRDTEPAKAVYFINEGKVKLMKSSATGKEILLDIRSKGDIFAEVALFSDPGMTYPATAVILESGTVSYIRSDQLEAYLLEHPELTVSLFRMMCDRLRIAQTTLRDVALYGKLSALSTTLLRLAHDYGKEQDGDIVIPLKLTHEEIGNFFGATRESVSRMMKELTKQGVITRDRNKLIIHKPDQLAEYSAQ, via the coding sequence ATGTCTGAAAAGAAAACGTTTATTAACCGGATTCCAGCCTTTGCCTGCCTTCAAGAAGACGTCCAGGATGAAATCACCTCCCTGGTCAACACCAGATCCGTCGCCGCAGGAGAAACGCTGTTCAGGGATACCGAGCCTGCAAAAGCGGTGTATTTTATTAACGAGGGGAAAGTCAAACTCATGAAAAGCAGTGCCACAGGGAAGGAAATCCTGCTTGATATCCGTTCAAAAGGAGATATTTTCGCAGAGGTTGCCCTCTTCAGTGACCCGGGTATGACTTACCCTGCAACCGCTGTCATTCTGGAAAGCGGGACCGTCTCCTATATCCGCAGTGATCAGCTCGAAGCATATCTGCTCGAGCACCCTGAACTGACGGTATCGTTATTCCGGATGATGTGTGACCGGCTGCGCATTGCACAGACGACCTTGAGAGACGTGGCTCTGTACGGAAAGCTGAGCGCGCTATCCACCACGTTACTCAGGCTCGCCCATGATTACGGGAAAGAGCAAGACGGTGATATTGTGATTCCTCTAAAGTTGACCCACGAGGAGATCGGGAACTTTTTCGGGGCAACCCGCGAGAGCGTATCGCGAATGATGAAGGAATTAACGAAGCAGGGAGTGATCACACGAGACCGTAATAAGCTGATCATTCACAAGCCCGACCAGCTGGCTGAGTACAGCGCACAGTGA
- a CDS encoding MFS transporter: MGVKHIDYWDPNDQDFWEREGKRHARRNLWISVPALFLAFAVWQIWSVVAVNLNSVGFDFTASELFTLAALPGLTGATLRIFFTFLPGIVGGRNFTVISTALLLLPTIGIGFAVQNPDTSFATMAILAALCGIGGGNFSSSMANISPFFPKKEQGGALGINAGIGNLGVSAVQFLTPVVIGLGFIGAMTGSSQTIADGREVWIQNAAFVWVVPIVIVTIAAYFGMNNLPGTKRSFKEQSVIFKNKHTWIMTWLYTMCFGSFIGYAAAFPLLINSQFPELGMSSLAFLGPLIGALIRPVGGWISDKLGGAIVTFWDIVIMIAATIGVIFFIQINHFPGFLMMFLILFMTTGIANGSTFRMIPVIFPAKEAPAVLGFTAAIAAYGAFLIPNIFGWSIDTMGSSIFALVIFIVYYVISLVITWYYYARKNAEVKC, from the coding sequence ATGGGAGTAAAACATATTGACTACTGGGATCCCAACGACCAGGATTTCTGGGAGCGCGAGGGGAAGCGCCATGCCAGGCGCAATCTGTGGATTTCAGTACCGGCCTTGTTTTTGGCCTTTGCCGTCTGGCAAATCTGGTCGGTTGTCGCCGTCAATCTGAACAGCGTGGGCTTTGATTTCACCGCTTCCGAGCTCTTTACGCTGGCCGCCTTGCCGGGTTTGACGGGGGCAACCTTACGAATTTTCTTTACCTTTTTACCGGGGATCGTCGGAGGCAGGAATTTCACGGTCATCAGCACCGCATTACTCTTGTTGCCGACGATCGGGATCGGCTTTGCCGTGCAGAACCCTGACACCTCCTTTGCCACGATGGCCATCCTGGCCGCCTTGTGCGGGATCGGCGGCGGAAATTTTTCATCATCGATGGCGAACATCAGCCCGTTCTTTCCGAAAAAAGAACAGGGCGGGGCCCTAGGCATCAATGCCGGCATCGGAAACCTTGGTGTCAGTGCAGTTCAATTTCTGACGCCGGTTGTCATTGGTCTGGGCTTTATCGGGGCGATGACCGGTTCATCCCAGACCATTGCCGACGGACGGGAAGTCTGGATTCAAAATGCCGCCTTCGTCTGGGTGGTTCCGATTGTAATTGTCACCATCGCCGCTTATTTCGGGATGAACAATCTGCCGGGTACAAAGCGCAGTTTCAAGGAACAGTCTGTGATATTCAAGAATAAGCATACTTGGATTATGACGTGGCTCTATACGATGTGTTTCGGTTCTTTTATCGGGTATGCAGCGGCCTTTCCACTGTTGATTAATTCCCAGTTTCCGGAACTTGGAATGAGTAGCCTGGCTTTTCTGGGGCCGCTGATCGGGGCCCTGATCCGGCCGGTGGGCGGTTGGATTTCCGATAAGCTCGGAGGCGCCATCGTGACGTTCTGGGACATCGTCATCATGATTGCCGCAACCATAGGGGTTATTTTCTTTATTCAAATCAATCACTTTCCCGGGTTTCTGATGATGTTCCTCATTTTGTTTATGACAACAGGAATTGCAAACGGATCAACATTCCGGATGATTCCGGTGATTTTTCCGGCGAAGGAAGCTCCGGCTGTTCTTGGATTCACAGCGGCGATTGCTGCATATGGAGCCTTTTTGATCCCGAACATCTTCGGGTGGTCCATCGATACGATGGGCTCGTCCATCTTTGCCCTTGTCATCTTTATCGTTTACTACGTGATCAGTCTGGTCATCACCTGGTATTATTATGCCCGAAAGAATGCGGAAGTGAAGTGCTGA